The Candidatus Eremiobacteraceae bacterium nucleotide sequence TGCGCTGACCCCCGAGACTCGGGCCGAATGAGACTGTGATTTTCTGGGCGTACTCACCTGGAGGAGACGCCCATGAAGAAGCGATTCAGCGAGCAGCAGATCATCGGGATTTTGCACGAGCTTGACGCCGGTGCGACCGCTAAGGAGCTGGGCCGCCGCCACGGCGTGCACCCCAACACGATCACCGCCTGGAAGACCAAGTATCACGGCATGGAGGCGAGCGAC carries:
- a CDS encoding transposase, with the protein product MKKRFSEQQIIGILHELDAGATAKELGRRHGVHPNTITAWKTKYHGMEASDVVRMRQLADENTRLKRVVANLTLENDAIKDLLAKNFPGPQRGRKR